taattttgcacataaatatttgtgataataatattatatatcaacaaaaaacttttaagatACTAATTTTGAGCATGTGATTTTGTTAATACGGCGCAGTTATGGCAACTGATCTACTAAAAAGTTagcttattttctttataatggaattctattttaaaagattcCTATTACAATggtttaaagaattatttgaatttacttattattatggaGTCAAAACTTgcagaaaatatgaaaatctatagaaataaaaatttgacagCCTAACATCTCATCTTGGAGAAAAGTGAACTATACCATTAACATAGAAGTGCCATACTAATAACAAATGAACCACGTGTCTGAGCTTTTTTTGATGGATACGCTGGAAACTGTTCGAGCTTTTCTACAATAAGCTCCCCAGAGTGTAATATAGAATTCTCACATATCACATACAAGAGTCCATGGTTGACAAGAGCGGGAGCTTACCCTAATCTTATGCTCATCAACTCTAAAACGTCAGTGTCAACAAGTATTTCAGGTACATTCtatatagatttttaatttataagtaaagcaatttaaaattaaatgtaatattgaattattgatttaaacaatttaatactaaataaaatagtaaattacTGTATTAAAAAGTGTTATTAGTATGACCCTTTCATGATGTTAATGGTATAGttcacttttttaaaatttttcaataaatttatactttatattaccGAAGTAGATGAGAATAAAGAAATCAGGTCaacttttcattttaaaaataattttgtattctTGGTAATGTAGACGCAAATAACAACTTTACTTCTTGTCCAGGAACGAAAGGATCAGGTGTCATTTTTACATCGAGTCCCACTGTATCTGGTGGAAAACCGGGACATAGTGGAAATGAAGTTTTCCTTTTTTCAAGTGGTACTGCATCGACCACAAAAAGCGTAGCAAATAAAACgaatgcaaaaataaaaattcgacTCATGattacttaaattttcttgtaattagatttttattaagattaatgtttattattattattattattatttgaattcgGGTTAAATCAGTTACttcttttataagaaaaaaacaacaaCCAAAAGATTTActtttttcatcttttctttttcttcgtattaattttattaatctgcAAATCTAAAATAGACGATTATCATCATGCTATACATCAAGTCATCAAAGAAAAtcatactaaaataataattatgtattactGCGTTGGATATCTTAACTAATTTcgtttttgtttaaaaaaaaaaaattttttagatatcttCGGTCGTTGTTTCCTTATATAAGAAAGTGACTGTGCTTTGTTTATAACATAAGTTTAAGaagtaaataatgatgaaatttcagccgtcagaatttaaaaaaggatatgAAATTTGAGATCACatccctataagaaatatgtatacggaaaggatacgttttgtacACATTTtttgtacgtttctatagattccgtatacaaattccgtatatttaataagcaattcatttttgaacattttttaaaaaaactaatgtataagaaatgtatacggaaaaaattaatcatgcggaatgtatacggaatttttaaacttaatatttttagaagataattttacaaaaatcccgtatcataacacgagatcacatgattgtttattgttttgttatgatacgttttttataaacccttactttgataattttgatcttccgatcttcctttctgtctttcctttcctttctctttctcttgtcttatttttgttattttttctaaatttttcttctttcttcgtcacccccttttaaaaataattttttttttcgtacctcactttaaaaaaatttttttccgtcactctcctttgaaaaaaaattttttttcgtcactcccttaaaaaaaaaatttttcttttattcctactcttctttttttaaaaaaaaatttcttctttctatttctatttcctctttataaaaaattttttatttttctaactttgacgtcctccctttaaaaaaaaatttttttttaactttcctaacttcattacccctctttttaaaaaagtatttttttttggtttattctttattcccctttcttttttatttatatttaatttcataggccagcaggtttttttttgtgagaatattcagtttcttttttcttttttgtagatcagtttgggagtccttttctttttgtaggatgattcaggatttttttctttttttaggtcagttcaaattttcttgtttttttgtaagctgggttcagattcttttctttttgtaggttgtttcagttttgttgcttcagagtcttcttttttttgtaggtcagttttggatttattttgttgttttggtttctttttcattagacgcctcataattcttttcttttatgtaggtcagacattctggagttctctttctttttttgtaggaatgctgacctttggtgacttggacgattgcagatactatataagggggggttttgtttccaatctttttttttgttcttttaggttgtttgacttcaaatgaacctgaacttatagataattttggttgcaataggtggtttaataaggagggaattttcataatgtatttgtactttgtttattttttattttttatttaatttaataaagtaaaattagatttatgtaaatacaattatagtaaactgtaatacaaatagtaaattcagtgaccaaatcgtataaatttcgtgataaaatcagtgatcaaatcatgtaaattccatataaatcccgtgcaaattccgtatccaaaccatatttttagtgatacggaattgtgcatttttccgtatcctattatgatacgttatttctaaggaaaaaaaatcgtataaaaactttataaaaaacgtatccaatttttttatagggcatgaggaatataactaaattaatatatttcaggtggcttgtattaaaaaaaagaaataaaaaaccagggataataatatcataagtttcattttaaattagttttaacGAAATTGTGTCATTCAAAATGGGATCTCCCAAAAATCCCTGACAGTCTCAGAATCCTGGTGATCTATAATCTTGACAGCTAAAATCCTGACTggattagttaatttttaatgcaatTGTTTCTAATTTCAAAagattagtaatttaataatatactgtacatagtccttttaattaaaataaaaaatttttccttttaatttcattaataatatagtaacgttagttaatttgcattaatattaataaaatttgcaaacaATTTGCATTggtattgataaaatttacaaatctTTTCGTTAATactaatcaaataattcaaattatatttttaactatattttAACTAGATTAGTTAATGTGTGGTGACTTCATCGCCACCAGATAGTTTGTTGAAAATTATATGTGATTTGGTATCCGGACTTTTCTCCGAAGTCCTTTTCACCGAAATCCATTTCGCCGTGGCAATTTCACCGAAGGGATATTTCACCGAAGTACCATTTCGCCGAAATGCCATTTCCTAAGTGGACATTTCGCTGAATGGCCATTTTACCGAAACCCATTTCACTGAAGCCATTTCACCGTGACTGTGTCCGGACTTTTCGCCGAAGTCCTTTTCACCGAAATCCATTTTGCCGAGGCAATTTCACTGAAGGGATATTTCACCGAAGTACCATTTCGCCGAAATGCTATTTCCTAAGTTGGACATTTCGCTGAATGGCCATTTTACCGAAACCCATTTCACCGAAGCCATTTCACtgggacatttcgccgaaattgtggaattttttaatttttctttttttttgagaaaacaaacgaattatttaatacatattaagtcacgtttatttaaaaaaaaagataacaaaatcatcataaaatgaaaatgaaatagttTAGAGGGAATTTGTACTTTgagcattttttattttctttgtatcGAATTGTTAATGATCAAGgaatatttatctattatatgTTAATCACTAAACATTTTCTGCGAAATGTCCTTCGACGAAATGTCCATTCGATGACATCACATTCGGTGAAATATTCCTTTAGCGAAACTTCCCTTCGGTGAAATGGTTTCAGCGAAATGGTTTTCGGCAAAATGAAATTCGGCGAAACGTACCGTAACCTGTTTGGTTTGTGAGAGTTCCAatgaatgaatattatttaatggctTTTTTTGTTATGTAAAATAGAGATTCAAACAATACTAGAGTCTCGCTCGTGGAAAAGGCGAAACCAGTTTCGGGATGACTTTTAAATGTGATGAATATTCATTACATATTATCACTTTTCATTTGGTTTGTCTATTAGAATCATTAATTTATGATGGACTGATATATTTTATGTggcttaatttaattttttatgctATGTTGTAGTGTCAGAAAATGTGatagtataatattatttttgggcgcaaattttattttaaattttactgcGGTCCGCAACGACCTTAAACTATTGGTTAGATTATACTGCGGCCCGAAATGACCTTAAACTATTGGATGATTTGTTTTAGTAGGGGATTTGCGTTCAGGTGATCTATCATTTTGTTGGTACCCTATTGACAAGGGATCGGGTCAATTATCGCCATTTTCGGAAATACGCAAAAGTGTGGAATGTGGATATAACAAATCTGCTAGCTGATTTTGCACGTGCACCAATCATTTTATTCAGAGAATGCACGGAACAATTCACAGAACagaattcacaaaaaaatcatataaatcagaaaattatttgaagagtTCATcgcatttatttatatgaaacaaactatatttttttcactttttcttGGATCATGTTCATACTACTGTATTTTTTGAAAACGATGATAACCCGGAGCACCAATGTCAATCACAACAGAACAGTTATTTCAGAGATACAGTATactaataatgatatataaatgaaaattgcAACGCTGGTCATGGTTTGAATATCAGTTCTTTTACAGAGACATAACTAGGGATGTCAATTATTCGCATCAGTTTGGCATGTTTTATTCCCTGAAAGTTgctaaattatgtaatatgttAATGAAATGATTTCCGGagatacagtatatatataatgattaatCTCAAAATCATAAATCCATTACTTTAAGCATAGGCTTAGCTTAGAGTCCCATTTACCCGGGTACGACACGGGTATATTCGGACATAGTACATGAGTTCCGTATCACAAATGGATACAAATGGTAAAGTTAATATTagccaaaaataaaatttcaacaaGCCTAACTCTAATCGAAATTTATTTGGCTGGAATTTGGTTAAATTATTAGTTCCGATCAGAACTGTACTCTGTACCATCACACATAATGATTGATGCTgtgaaatcatttaaataaatattgctaAAGTTAGTAATATATTCGTTTCTTATTTTATTCAGATACGTCgaaacatttataataaggtTAATTACATTTAGTAacaactattatttatttattatcaaaaataatacattttaaacgcaaattttatatgataaaaaattacttcaattttgtattattactCTTCATTATCTGCAAAGATCAACCGATCTGAATATATATTGtgaaatgatattattaaagaatttaatttcaaagaaaattttcaaattttattttttctaaataattatggTTGAATTTAATCTACGAAAAAGAACATGTTTTCTATGTGGtaatgatatacaaataacaAGGACTGAAATACTCATAAACAAAATCGGGTAAAAATTTTGTAGTTTcagtaataaatattcaacgataattagtaatttataaataatatcaatatatttgtAGAACTTAGATTTCACTATAGTAAATGTACACAAGCAACtttaatatactaaataaaatattttcatccaTAAACAAGAAATATATTGTGTCTCGTTGGActgaaaagttttaaaatcCTATGAAAAATGTATCATGTTAATCAAAACTTGGCAATAAAAATGTAGATACATAGTAACAAAGAAATTATACCAATTCAATAGAAGGAAGAACCATTAAATATTTGACTTGAAAAAGGATCATTCGTAATTTGAAAAGGTAATCGTGCGATTAGATCTAATATATCAATGTTATTATTCGAAGCACATCTTCCATATGTTCTGTTGAAGATCATACGTCGAATTTGTCGTCGATTTCTTCTATTAATTCTTCTTTGATGacgatttaaatttatagaagaAGTATGAAAACGATTAATGTTATttaaagacattttttttttacgtacaATCAAGAAATTGTTCAAAAATAAAGAGGAGGaggaaattaaattatttgaattgtGAGAGTATTTATATACAACTTGTAAAATAAGACCGTCTGCAAGATTTCCTTGGATTCACCCGGCCCTATCCGGGGCTTTCGACAAGCTCAAACTGTTTAAGGATAGCGAGTAATACGTTTGAGTcgtatgatttaaataaagtcaataatttaaaacgaATTTCTTACTATAAATATCCTTATTAATGAATGGACGTATTATGTTAGCATTACCTACTACGTTATTATTATTGGGCTAATTTGGTCATTTCTATTCTATTGAATATATCTTTTTAGAcgcatcataataaatttgaattatattggTCAAAACAATTATCTTATTGTGGTTAAACACAATGATAAATAATCGGCCGATTTCCCGACATAATGGATTTTAAATATGagtaattatttgtattatttatttcatggggaGTTGGGAATAATAGGGTTTTTTCCCCCTTCCCATGAAATAAATGGGTAATCCCCTGGAGCGTGtcactcattaaatattaactattttaaacttaactaaaattagtaatttcccGGCTATCTATATGAGGCCGGGGAAGATTCCCGGTCATTTATAAACTCAGCTAATCActcgcaatttttaaaaattagtatgaagGTGGCACTTAGTGCAACAGGGgattaattagttaaaaaacaataatatttaacatttttttttattttgtttattacgCAATATACGCAATATAAACTATATAGACTTCGGATAAGTAAGAGAAAGTCTACGACCTGGActaccttttttttacttaaaccTTCATTTATTTGAATACCTTTAAAAGTTTGTTGTGTTAAAACccccataaaaaatttttttagaaaattgttaACATGTCGGAGTTTTCTTGGAATACaaattagaaaaatgatcatttatcggagttttcccagaaaattttttataaggaacCTTTGTTAAGACTTGCGCATATTAAAAGCTCTATTGCGAATTAATACGGTTATGTGGCTTTTTTTGCACTTATAAGTTATAATTGGACAATCAGTCTGAAGTACAGATTATAAGCtaaagtttaataaagtaCATTTGAGTGCGGCAACGAACATATTTTATTCGTTACTATTTAGCTTTTCAATTActatatttatgataatattgTTACATAAAAGTTGTGTTAAGCTAAGCAAGAAAGAAacgaatattttaaataagataaatactTATGTCTCGATCGATGAGCAATGCAAAATG
Above is a window of Rhizophagus irregularis chromosome 15, complete sequence DNA encoding:
- a CDS encoding uncharacterized protein (SECRETED:cutsite_VDA-VP; SECRETED:prob_0.9552); SECRETED:SignalP(1-20) translates to MSRIFIFAFVLFATLFVVDAVPLEKRKTSFPLCPGFPPDTVGLDVKMTPDPFVPGQEVKLLFASTLPRIQNYF